In one window of Paucidesulfovibrio gracilis DSM 16080 DNA:
- a CDS encoding prepilin peptidase, giving the protein MPLNPFDFAALVLGLIMGSFSTACVHRWLNRISLVDPARSFCPHCQTTLPWWQNIPLLSFVLLRGRCAHCKERISWRYPALELLSGLWGLALAMVYGPGWPFAALFVLGGMLLTASFIDLESFLLPDVITLPGAVLALLTATFLLGPGSGPDAWIASGTTALWGAGLGGGGFWLLRLGYRALRGGEGLGLGDVKLMLLIGALVGPQGLPLLLLLAGVTALLAAIIYMIRTGQGGQAPIPFGPFLSLACMVHLLWGPQIQHWWLNLLR; this is encoded by the coding sequence ATGCCATTGAATCCTTTTGATTTCGCAGCGTTGGTCCTTGGTTTGATCATGGGCAGCTTTTCCACAGCCTGCGTGCATCGCTGGCTGAACCGCATCTCCCTGGTGGATCCGGCCCGGTCCTTTTGTCCCCATTGCCAGACCACGCTCCCCTGGTGGCAAAACATCCCCCTGTTGAGCTTTGTCCTGCTACGGGGACGTTGCGCCCATTGCAAGGAACGCATCAGCTGGCGATACCCCGCCCTGGAGCTGCTTTCCGGTCTTTGGGGATTGGCCCTGGCCATGGTCTACGGTCCGGGCTGGCCCTTTGCCGCCCTGTTCGTGCTGGGAGGCATGCTGCTCACCGCAAGCTTCATCGACCTGGAATCCTTTCTGCTCCCGGATGTGATCACGCTCCCGGGCGCGGTTCTGGCCCTGCTCACCGCAACCTTTCTGCTCGGTCCCGGTTCCGGTCCCGACGCGTGGATCGCCAGCGGCACCACGGCGCTTTGGGGCGCAGGACTCGGCGGCGGCGGATTCTGGCTCCTGCGCCTGGGGTATCGCGCCTTGCGCGGCGGCGAGGGGCTGGGCCTTGGCGACGTGAAACTTATGCTGCTCATCGGCGCGCTCGTCGGTCCACAGGGACTGCCGTTGCTGCTGCTCCTGGCAGGCGTCACGGCGCTGCTGGCGGCCATCATTTATATGATCCGCACGGGGCAGGGAGGGCAAGCGCCCATCCCTTTCGGTCCCTTTCTTTCCCTTGCCTGCATGGTCCACCTGCTTTGGGGACCGCAAATCCAACACTGGTGGCTGAACCTGCTGCGCTGA
- the trpB gene encoding tryptophan synthase subunit beta: protein MKKGYFGSFGGQFVPELLMPPLLELEEALESIVQTPAFQDELMGYLQEYVGRPSPITHCRNLSAQLGLDLWLKREDLNHTGAHKVNNTIGQALLTKRMGKTTLLAETGAGMHGVATATAAALLGLNCVVYMGAVDVERQNVNVRRMELLGAEVVAVQSGTRTLKDAINEALRRWIADQADTHYCFGTAAGPHPFPLLVRDFQAVISHEARKQFLEKNGVLPDVVSACVGGGSNAIGMFHHFVPDESVQLVGVEAAGTGEPGCYNSAPLNLGTDGVLHGMKTKLLQTGEGQILPSHSVSAGLDYPGVGPEHAMYHASGRVRYGTCDDAQALKAFQTLSRTEGIIPALESSHAVGWVMEHAGELQGQSVLVCLSGRGDKDMGIVEEYL, encoded by the coding sequence AAAAAGGCTATTTTGGATCATTTGGCGGCCAATTCGTACCGGAATTGTTGATGCCGCCTTTGCTGGAACTGGAGGAAGCCCTGGAGAGCATTGTGCAGACTCCGGCGTTTCAGGATGAGCTGATGGGGTATCTTCAGGAGTATGTGGGCCGCCCCTCGCCCATCACCCACTGCCGCAATCTTTCCGCGCAACTGGGCCTGGATCTCTGGCTCAAGCGGGAGGATTTGAATCATACGGGCGCGCACAAGGTGAACAATACCATTGGCCAGGCGCTGCTGACCAAACGCATGGGCAAGACCACCCTGCTGGCCGAGACCGGGGCGGGCATGCACGGTGTGGCCACGGCCACGGCCGCGGCGTTGCTGGGGTTGAACTGCGTGGTCTACATGGGCGCAGTGGACGTGGAACGGCAAAACGTGAACGTGCGCCGCATGGAATTGCTCGGGGCCGAGGTGGTGGCCGTGCAATCCGGCACCAGAACGCTTAAGGACGCCATCAACGAGGCCTTGCGCCGTTGGATCGCGGATCAGGCCGACACGCACTATTGTTTCGGCACGGCGGCCGGGCCGCATCCGTTTCCTCTGCTGGTGCGTGATTTCCAGGCCGTGATTTCGCATGAGGCGCGAAAGCAGTTTCTGGAGAAGAACGGCGTCCTGCCGGACGTGGTTTCCGCCTGCGTGGGCGGCGGATCCAACGCCATCGGCATGTTCCATCATTTTGTGCCGGACGAGTCCGTGCAACTGGTGGGCGTGGAGGCCGCAGGCACCGGGGAACCCGGGTGCTACAATTCCGCGCCGCTGAACCTGGGGACGGACGGGGTGTTGCACGGCATGAAGACCAAGCTGTTGCAAACCGGGGAAGGCCAGATTCTTCCTTCCCACTCGGTTTCCGCCGGGCTGGATTATCCTGGCGTCGGACCGGAGCACGCCATGTACCACGCCTCGGGGCGCGTCCGGTACGGCACATGCGACGATGCCCAGGCGTTGAAGGCGTTTCAAACCCTTTCGCGCACCGAGGGGATTATTCCGGCGCTGGAAAGTTCCCACGCCGTGGGCTGGGTCATGGAGCACGCCGGGGAGTTGCAGGGACAATCGGTGCTGGTCTGCCTTTCGGGCCGGGGCGATAAGGATATGGGAATCGTGGAGGAGTATTTGTAA
- the trpA gene encoding tryptophan synthase subunit alpha translates to MSAPSEKLTQRIEEATAKGRPALVPFLPAGYPHRETFWQTLVGLDTKGAAVIEIGMPFSDPVADGPVVERASLKALENGVNLEWILSELQKREFRAGLVLMGYLNPVLQYGLERFARDAARADVGGVILADLPYEEADEVRSVLEEQGVALIPLVGLNTDAERMALYAKHARGFAYFVSVLGTTGARESLPAQVRARLELAKAAFDVPLALGFGLRRPEQLAELTGLVDAAVFGSALIEHLDDGGTVGEFMDRWR, encoded by the coding sequence ATGAGCGCGCCAAGCGAAAAACTGACGCAACGCATTGAAGAGGCCACAGCCAAGGGCCGTCCCGCCCTGGTACCGTTTTTGCCCGCCGGGTATCCGCACCGGGAAACCTTTTGGCAGACCCTGGTGGGGCTGGATACCAAGGGCGCGGCCGTGATTGAGATCGGCATGCCGTTTTCCGACCCCGTGGCGGATGGGCCGGTTGTGGAGCGGGCCTCGCTCAAGGCATTGGAAAATGGCGTGAATTTGGAATGGATTTTATCCGAATTGCAAAAACGTGAATTCCGGGCCGGACTGGTGCTCATGGGATACCTCAATCCCGTATTGCAGTACGGCCTGGAACGGTTTGCGCGGGATGCGGCGCGGGCTGACGTGGGCGGCGTGATCCTGGCGGATTTGCCCTATGAGGAGGCTGACGAGGTGCGTTCGGTTTTGGAGGAGCAGGGCGTGGCCTTGATTCCGCTGGTGGGGCTGAACACCGATGCCGAACGCATGGCGCTGTATGCGAAGCATGCTCGCGGATTTGCGTATTTCGTATCCGTACTCGGCACCACGGGCGCGCGGGAGAGCCTGCCCGCCCAGGTGCGCGCCCGGCTGGAACTGGCCAAAGCGGCCTTTGATGTTCCCCTGGCCCTTGGCTTCGGGCTTCGCCGTCCCGAGCAGCTTGCGGAACTTACCGGGTTGGTGGATGCGGCCGTGTTCGGTTCCGCACTCATTGAACACCTGGACGATGGCGGCACCGTGGGCGAGTTTATGGATCGCTGGAGATAA